The window atgtgcggttacaccagtagcagcaacACTTCAGCTGCCCTTTCAAATCCAAAACCAAGTCCGAAACCTCCCAAATTCcacctgaggcccctgggacctcaactaaaaCATGTCAACAAGCCATATAAcccaatatgaacttagtcgaaccttccaatcacccaaaacaacatcaaaacacagattacacccggattcaagcctaaagaacttctaaacttccaaattccacaaacgacgcagAAACCTAAAAAACCTCatgcgattgacctcaaattttgcacacaagtcctaaataacaccacgaacctactccaattccCGGAAATCAAATCTGACCCtaatatcaaattttccattgccTGCCAAATtcgccaaaattttaactttcgtcaattcaagcctaattctactacggacctccaaattacattccagacatgctccaaagtccaaaatcacccaacggagctaacggggCCGACGGAACTCCATTACGGAGTCTTCTTCACAcaattctgactacggtcaaactCATAAgacttaaacttctattttagggactaagtgtcccaaaatactctgaaaccaaaaacaggacatctcggcaagtcacataggCAGAAACAGACATGGGAAAACTATAAAATAGGAAatcagggctaatacactcaaaacaaccgacCGAGTTGTTACACCTTTTATAAAGGGGTTCGATCATTGTAGACCCATTGTGGTTGTGGATGGCATCCACCTAAAATCGGCATACACAGGGACATTCATTTCGGCCAGCACATTGGATGGTACATGTGAATATGTTAAAaacaatatatatggattataatAAAATTTGTTAAGTTTACTGCCTAATACAGattgaataatatttttttaatatgtatGCAATTGTATTTACAAATCATATAATGCCACTAGCATATGGTGTTGTTCATTCAAAGAATGATGTTGCTTGGTCATGGTTCTTTGAGAAATTCAAGGAAGCATATGGTGAGAGGGAAAACATGTGCATCGTTTCAGATAGGAACGAGAGCATCTATATTGAGAGTGTATCCTACGGTACCCCATTTTACTTGTATATGGCATCTATGGAACAACGTATATAAGAAATTCAAAATAAGTCATTCAAAGTTGAGCGAGATACACTTCTCGATGGCAATAGCATACACTCAGGATGAATTTGATAGTCTAATGAAAAAGGTGGAGAAGGTAGATATTCGGGTGAAAGAATACTTGAAATTAGCTGAATACGAAAAGTGAGCTAGGTGGTATGCACATGTTAACCGGGGATGGACCATAACGTCAAATATTGCTGAATCAATCAATGTCGCACTTGTATCATCAAGAGAATTGCCAATATATGACTTCATCGAAGAAGTTAGGAAGATGTTTGGACGTTGGAATTGCAGCAATCGGAAAGAAGCTTCAAACACGTACACAATGCTTGGAAAAAAATACCATGAGATGCTTACTTTGAAAGAGGCAATGCCTACACGTATGactgtaagttttttttttttgctttaagTCCTCGTATCATGTATTTAGCCCTGGTATAACATGTATTTATTTCTGATACAATTTTTACTATTCACATACTGCATGCTCATTGTATTATAGCACTTGTGCATGTTTTCTGTTTTATGAAATGGTTTTAAAAAGTGGTCATTATATGTATACATTACTTGTTTATACATTTGCATTTCATTGGTTGAATTCAGTGGTTTTGTTTCTAATCGGATGCATTTCCTAGCAGATTGACTATATGTTAATATATATCACTGTATTCCTTAGTTAAATGTATTCATCTTTAATAGTCTGTCAGCCTAAACATATCCTAAATATAGACtgtattcaatatatttcattATATATCACTGTATGTCATTGTATTTCATACATACATATATGTTTGTATTTCatacaaatatatattatatttagattTCTGAAAGTTAAATAAAAGTTTAATGCTGgatatttttaaaaacaaattattgtATACATATATACTGTATTTAATACGTCTATTCTTTGAGATATATATGACTTTTTAAAAATGTTCAAAACTTATAGTTCTATGTTTAATGTAGGTTGTACCATCGACTGAACACTTGCATATGGTGAACGATGAAGGAAGGCATTACACAGTTTGCCTCCTAGAGAAAGAGTGCAGTTGTGGGCGGTTCCAAGTTGACGAATTACTATGCACACGTGCTTGGGCTGTCTTGAAGAGCAAGTTTCTAATGCTAGAAGATTACTGCTCGGACTATTACAAACCAAAGTCTGTTATAATGACATACGAGGTGCCCGTGTATCCGCTGCCTGACCGAAATGAATGGAATATA is drawn from Nicotiana tabacum cultivar K326 chromosome 9, ASM71507v2, whole genome shotgun sequence and contains these coding sequences:
- the LOC107765062 gene encoding uncharacterized protein LOC107765062 gives rise to the protein MAIAYTQDEFDSLMKKVEKVDIRVKEYLKLAEYEKELPIYDFIEEVRKMFGRWNCSNRKEASNTYTMLGKKYHEMLTLKEAMPTRMTVVPSTEHLHMVNDEGRHYTVCLLEKECSCGRFQVDELLCTRAWAVLKSKFLMLEDYCSDYYKPKSVIMTYEVPVYPLPDRNEWNIPVHISEKVVLPPK